In a single window of the Nocardioides massiliensis genome:
- the proC gene encoding pyrroline-5-carboxylate reductase, with amino-acid sequence MGANVAILGAGVMGETLLSGMLRGGRPADSLLVGEKRTERAAELQERYGVRVLGNSEAAAEAETVLLVVKPQDMADLLAEITPVLRPGQLLVSLAAGITTAWIEERVPAGVAVIRVMPNTPALVDEGMAAISAGSVCEEAHLVEAEAVLAATGKVLRVPERQQDAVTAISGSGPAYIFFVVESMIEAGVHLGLPRATATDLVVQTVVGSAKLLRETGEHPTVLRERVTSPGGTTAAAVRELEDHKVRAAFLVAMEAARDRSRALAEGSA; translated from the coding sequence ATGGGCGCGAACGTCGCGATCCTCGGTGCGGGAGTGATGGGCGAGACCCTGCTCTCCGGGATGCTGCGCGGCGGACGCCCGGCCGACTCGCTGCTGGTCGGCGAGAAGCGCACCGAGCGTGCCGCCGAGCTCCAGGAGAGGTACGGCGTACGCGTCCTGGGCAACAGCGAGGCGGCCGCCGAGGCTGAGACCGTGCTGCTGGTGGTCAAGCCGCAGGACATGGCCGACCTGCTCGCCGAGATCACCCCCGTGCTGCGCCCGGGCCAGCTGCTGGTCTCGCTCGCCGCCGGCATCACCACCGCCTGGATCGAGGAGCGGGTGCCCGCCGGGGTGGCCGTCATCCGCGTCATGCCCAACACCCCCGCGCTGGTCGACGAGGGGATGGCGGCGATCTCCGCCGGCTCGGTGTGCGAGGAGGCCCACCTGGTCGAGGCGGAGGCCGTGCTGGCGGCGACCGGCAAGGTGCTGCGGGTGCCGGAGCGGCAGCAGGACGCCGTGACCGCGATCAGCGGGTCGGGTCCGGCGTACATCTTCTTCGTCGTCGAGTCGATGATCGAGGCCGGCGTCCACCTCGGACTGCCGCGCGCGACCGCCACCGACCTCGTCGTGCAGACCGTCGTTGGCTCGGCCAAGCTGCTGCGCGAGACCGGAGAGCACCCGACCGTCCTGCGCGAGCGCGTCACCTCGCCGGGAGGCACCACGGCTGCCGCCGTACGCGAGCTCGAGGACCACAAGGTGCGCGCGGCGTTCCTGGTCGCGATGGAGGCGGCGCGGGACCGCTCGCGCGCGCTGGCCGAGGGGAGCGCCTGA
- a CDS encoding acetoin utilization protein AcuC, producing MTTYDFGPTHPMAPVRVDLTMRLAEELGVTGPDGVLRQVAAPVASDDAIATVHSPALLEAVMAAGRDPRRADYSFGLGSDDNPVFVGMHDAGAHVVGATVEAMRQVWTGEATHAANIAGGLHHAMPGRVSGFCIYNDIAVGIQWLLDNGAERVAYVDVDVHHGDGVERIFWDDPRVLTISLHETGQMLFPGTGFPQDLGGPEAKGSAVNVALPPGTSDAGWLRAFHAVVPELLREFDPDILVTQHGCDTHLEDPLAHLMLTVDGQRATYLALHELAHEVAGGKWVATGGGGYAIVDVVPRAWSHLLAIVGGAPLDPSLPTPDGWRDHVLTSMGQQAPFRLTDGRTPAYRDWRDGYDPNTWLDRAIQATREAAFPLHGLNVHGY from the coding sequence ATGACCACCTACGACTTCGGCCCGACCCACCCGATGGCGCCGGTGCGCGTCGACCTGACGATGCGGCTGGCCGAGGAGCTCGGCGTGACCGGCCCCGACGGCGTGCTGCGCCAGGTGGCCGCTCCGGTCGCGAGCGACGACGCGATCGCCACGGTGCACTCGCCGGCGCTCCTCGAGGCGGTGATGGCTGCCGGTCGCGACCCGCGGCGCGCCGACTACTCGTTCGGGCTGGGCAGTGACGACAACCCCGTCTTCGTCGGCATGCACGACGCGGGCGCCCACGTGGTCGGCGCGACTGTCGAGGCCATGCGGCAGGTGTGGACGGGCGAGGCGACCCACGCCGCCAACATCGCCGGCGGGCTCCACCACGCCATGCCCGGGCGGGTGAGCGGGTTCTGCATCTACAACGACATCGCCGTCGGCATCCAGTGGCTGCTCGACAACGGTGCGGAGCGGGTGGCGTACGTCGACGTCGACGTCCACCACGGCGACGGCGTGGAGCGGATCTTCTGGGACGACCCGCGCGTGCTCACGATCAGCCTCCACGAGACCGGCCAGATGCTCTTCCCCGGCACCGGGTTCCCCCAGGACCTCGGCGGGCCGGAGGCGAAGGGGAGCGCGGTCAATGTCGCCCTGCCGCCCGGCACGTCGGACGCCGGCTGGCTGCGCGCGTTCCACGCGGTCGTGCCCGAGCTGCTGCGCGAGTTCGACCCCGACATCCTCGTCACCCAGCACGGTTGCGACACCCACCTCGAGGACCCGCTCGCCCACCTCATGCTCACCGTGGACGGCCAGCGCGCGACCTACCTCGCGTTGCACGAGCTCGCCCACGAGGTCGCGGGGGGCAAGTGGGTCGCCACCGGTGGGGGCGGCTACGCGATCGTCGACGTCGTCCCGCGGGCGTGGAGCCACCTGCTGGCGATCGTGGGCGGCGCGCCGCTGGACCCCTCGTTGCCCACCCCCGACGGCTGGCGCGACCACGTGCTGACGTCGATGGGGCAGCAGGCGCCGTTCCGGCTCACCGACGGCCGCACCCCGGCGTACCGCGACTGGCGCGACGGCTACGACCCCAACACCTGGCTCGACCGCGCCATCCAGGCCACCCGCGAGGCGGCGTTCCCGCTGCACGGGCTGAACGTGCACGGGTACTGA
- a CDS encoding helix-turn-helix domain-containing protein: MAAPGAGDLSGSKFLTVAEVAQVMRVSKMTVYRLVHSGELPAVRVGRSFRVTEKDVDDYLKGSFFQTG; the protein is encoded by the coding sequence ATGGCTGCTCCAGGCGCTGGGGACCTCTCCGGCTCGAAGTTCTTGACCGTTGCCGAGGTCGCGCAGGTCATGCGTGTCTCCAAGATGACCGTCTACCGACTCGTCCACTCCGGCGAGCTGCCGGCGGTCCGCGTCGGGCGTTCCTTCCGGGTCACCGAGAAGGACGTCGACGACTACCTCAAGGGCTCGTTCTTCCAGACGGGCTGA
- a CDS encoding 30S ribosomal protein bS22, giving the protein MGSVIKKRRKRMAKKKHRKLLKKTRVQRRRLGK; this is encoded by the coding sequence GTGGGTTCCGTCATCAAGAAGCGCCGCAAGCGCATGGCCAAGAAGAAGCACCGCAAGCTGCTGAAGAAGACGCGCGTTCAGCGTCGTCGTCTCGGCAAGTGA
- a CDS encoding NAD-dependent epimerase/dehydratase family protein has translation MGRVVLVTGISRELALRFARALTSEPDVERVIGVDVTPPRGDLGGVQFVRADIRNPVIAKVIAKEDVDTVVHMSVVATPGDNAGRSSMKELNVIGTMQLLAACQRAPGLRHLVVKSSTTVYGASSRDPAMFTEDMPPKRLPKGGYAKDVYEVEGYVRGFARRRSDVTVTTLRCANSIGPRITSPLAQYFRLPVLPRVLGFDARLQFLHETDLLAVLRHATLAGVHGTFNVAGDGVMTLAQTIRRTGKPSIVMPGFAATSVGSLMRQTKLVDFSAEQVQFLTYGRGVDTTACTEVLGFRPDYTSAEAFADFVDSLPGGLTAPSRLLMSQVVPSGTAGGAHG, from the coding sequence GTGGGGCGCGTCGTACTCGTCACGGGCATCTCGCGTGAGCTTGCCCTGCGGTTCGCGCGAGCCCTGACCTCGGAGCCCGACGTCGAGCGGGTGATCGGCGTCGACGTGACGCCGCCCCGCGGCGACCTGGGCGGAGTCCAGTTCGTCCGCGCCGACATCCGCAACCCGGTGATCGCCAAGGTGATCGCCAAGGAGGACGTCGACACGGTCGTCCACATGAGCGTCGTGGCGACGCCGGGGGACAACGCCGGTCGCAGCTCCATGAAGGAGCTCAACGTCATCGGCACGATGCAGCTGCTCGCGGCGTGCCAGCGCGCGCCGGGGCTGCGCCATCTCGTCGTGAAGTCGTCGACCACGGTGTACGGCGCCTCGAGCCGCGACCCGGCGATGTTCACCGAGGACATGCCGCCCAAGCGGCTGCCCAAGGGCGGCTACGCCAAGGACGTCTACGAGGTCGAGGGCTACGTGCGCGGGTTCGCGCGCCGCCGCTCCGACGTGACCGTGACGACGCTGCGCTGCGCCAACAGCATCGGTCCGCGGATCACCTCGCCCCTCGCGCAGTACTTCCGGCTGCCGGTCCTCCCGCGGGTGCTCGGCTTCGACGCCCGGCTGCAGTTCCTGCACGAGACCGACCTGCTCGCCGTGCTGCGCCACGCCACGCTCGCGGGCGTCCACGGCACGTTCAACGTCGCCGGCGACGGCGTCATGACACTGGCGCAGACGATTCGCCGCACCGGCAAGCCGAGCATCGTGATGCCCGGCTTCGCCGCCACCTCGGTGGGCTCGCTGATGCGCCAGACCAAGCTCGTGGACTTCTCCGCCGAGCAGGTCCAGTTCCTCACCTACGGCCGTGGCGTCGACACCACCGCGTGCACCGAGGTGCTCGGGTTCCGGCCCGACTACACCAGCGCCGAGGCGTTCGCCGACTTCGTTGACTCCCTGCCCGGGGGTCTGACCGCGCCCTCGCGGCTGCTGATGTCGCAGGTCGTCCCGTCCGGTACGGCGGGGGGTGCTCATGGCTGA
- a CDS encoding lysophospholipid acyltransferase family protein, translating into MADAEIIPLGTRGRPGRGTGRDKPSSAARDLAPAAKAAPRKVPSKPVAQESPEDPAVEAAAAPEAGDPTPIDRETADQPAAESPADAASGPTEPHTPREVRDRPGIPVGDWLNALTLAAREVFGEDWERQLAEMLAFLRHRVTGDYEVDEYGFDQEIAERFFLAVLRPIAEKWFRIEVRGAENIPAEGGALVVSNHSGTIPIDGLMTGVAIHEHTGRHLRPLGADLVFRMPVIANLARKAGATLACNEDAERMLSGGKLVGVWPEGFKGIGKPYSERYKLQRFGRGGFVSAAVRTGVPIIPCSVVGAEEIYPLVGNIPSLARLLGVPYIPITPLFPWLGPLGLVPLPSKWLIEFGEPIRTDSYDEGAADDPMLVFNVTDQVRETIQQTLYSLLMQRRSVFR; encoded by the coding sequence ATGGCTGACGCGGAGATCATCCCGCTCGGCACCCGCGGTCGTCCCGGTCGCGGCACCGGTCGCGACAAGCCGTCCTCGGCGGCGCGCGACTTGGCGCCAGCAGCGAAGGCCGCGCCGCGCAAGGTGCCTTCGAAGCCGGTGGCGCAGGAGTCACCCGAGGACCCGGCCGTCGAGGCTGCTGCGGCGCCCGAGGCCGGCGACCCGACCCCCATCGACCGTGAGACGGCCGACCAGCCGGCTGCCGAGAGTCCGGCCGACGCCGCGTCCGGCCCGACCGAGCCGCACACGCCCCGCGAGGTCCGCGACCGCCCCGGCATCCCGGTGGGCGACTGGCTCAACGCGCTCACCCTCGCCGCCCGTGAGGTCTTCGGCGAGGACTGGGAGCGCCAGTTGGCCGAGATGCTGGCGTTCCTGCGCCACCGGGTCACCGGCGACTACGAGGTCGACGAGTACGGCTTCGACCAGGAGATCGCCGAGCGGTTCTTCCTCGCGGTTCTGCGCCCGATCGCGGAGAAGTGGTTCCGCATCGAGGTCCGCGGGGCCGAGAACATCCCCGCCGAGGGTGGTGCCCTCGTGGTCTCCAACCACTCCGGCACGATCCCCATCGACGGCCTGATGACCGGCGTCGCCATCCACGAGCACACCGGCCGACACCTGCGCCCGCTCGGCGCCGACCTGGTCTTCCGCATGCCCGTCATCGCCAACCTCGCCCGCAAGGCCGGCGCGACGCTGGCCTGCAACGAGGACGCCGAGCGGATGCTGTCGGGCGGCAAGCTCGTCGGCGTCTGGCCGGAGGGCTTCAAGGGCATCGGCAAGCCCTACTCCGAGCGCTACAAGCTCCAGCGCTTCGGCCGGGGCGGCTTCGTCTCGGCGGCCGTGCGCACCGGCGTACCCATCATCCCGTGCTCGGTCGTCGGCGCCGAGGAGATCTACCCCCTCGTCGGCAACATCCCCTCGCTCGCGCGGCTGCTCGGCGTGCCCTACATCCCGATCACGCCGCTCTTCCCGTGGCTCGGCCCGCTGGGCCTGGTGCCGCTGCCGTCGAAGTGGCTGATCGAGTTCGGCGAGCCCATCCGCACCGACTCCTACGACGAGGGCGCCGCCGACGACCCGATGCTGGTCTTCAACGTCACCGACCAGGTGCGCGAGACGATCCAGCAGACGTTGTATTCACTGCTGATGCAGCGCCGCTCCGTCTTCCGCTGA
- a CDS encoding DUF5667 domain-containing protein has translation MNSRFLARRSAEDFAHGLDALERDQAVDERADAHLLELVGALRSAEAPAPRAAFVNDLRERLMVEAEATLSPQSAKLSLPPRTRGVRERRFVAAASVAVLLGGSATMAAAAQDSLPGEALYPIKRGLEQARSSLTFSEDGKGHRLLERATGRLAEASRLATDRSGIALEERIRATLDDFEAQTREGTALLLASYAETGDAADVETVRAFLATSLGSLDALTDLLPAEMHGQLSDLAILLRDIDDEAVSVCGDCGPADVLELPATFLAFGEVKQALEATDRAGDTLGNNHPVRPEVEIEIPTLPTVPAPDRPGTGQQTPAPPAQSEQPDPAPAQPAPPSTEGAPPKGLISTVVDILRQGQNATAKPSGTPKGAEETPKPGAPTASPTEKPLTNLGESLGDLLGSLLGGN, from the coding sequence ATGAACTCCCGGTTCCTGGCGCGACGAAGCGCCGAGGACTTCGCCCACGGACTGGACGCGCTCGAGCGCGACCAGGCCGTCGATGAGCGTGCCGACGCACACCTGCTCGAGCTGGTGGGCGCGCTGCGTTCGGCCGAGGCCCCGGCTCCACGTGCCGCCTTCGTCAACGACCTCCGCGAGCGCCTCATGGTCGAGGCCGAGGCGACGCTGTCGCCGCAGTCGGCCAAGCTCAGCCTCCCGCCGCGCACCCGCGGCGTCCGCGAGCGCCGCTTCGTCGCCGCAGCATCCGTCGCGGTCCTCCTCGGTGGCTCCGCGACCATGGCGGCCGCCGCCCAGGACTCCCTGCCCGGCGAGGCGCTCTACCCGATCAAGCGCGGCCTCGAGCAGGCCCGCTCCTCCCTCACGTTCAGCGAGGACGGCAAGGGCCACCGACTGCTCGAGCGCGCCACCGGCCGCCTGGCCGAGGCCTCGCGCCTGGCCACCGACCGCAGCGGCATCGCGCTCGAGGAGCGCATCCGCGCCACGCTCGACGACTTCGAGGCACAGACCCGCGAGGGCACCGCACTGCTGCTCGCGTCGTACGCCGAGACCGGTGACGCCGCCGACGTCGAGACGGTGCGCGCCTTCCTGGCGACCTCGCTCGGCAGCCTCGACGCGCTGACCGACCTGCTGCCCGCCGAGATGCACGGCCAGCTGTCCGACCTCGCGATCCTGCTGCGTGACATCGACGACGAGGCCGTGAGCGTGTGCGGCGACTGCGGCCCGGCCGACGTCCTCGAGCTGCCCGCCACCTTCCTCGCGTTCGGCGAGGTCAAGCAGGCCCTCGAGGCCACCGACAGGGCCGGCGACACGCTGGGCAACAACCACCCGGTGCGGCCCGAGGTCGAGATCGAGATCCCGACGCTGCCGACCGTCCCCGCGCCCGACCGTCCGGGCACGGGGCAGCAGACCCCCGCGCCGCCCGCCCAGAGCGAGCAGCCCGACCCGGCGCCCGCGCAGCCGGCCCCGCCGTCGACCGAGGGCGCACCCCCCAAGGGCCTGATCTCCACCGTCGTCGACATCCTGCGTCAGGGCCAGAACGCCACCGCCAAGCCCAGCGGCACGCCCAAGGGCGCGGAGGAGACCCCGAAGCCGGGTGCACCGACCGCCTCACCCACCGAGAAGCCCCTCACCAACCTCGGCGAGTCCCTCGGCGACCTGCTGGGCTCGCTGCTCGGCGGCAACTGA